A single Hippocampus zosterae strain Florida chromosome 1, ASM2543408v3, whole genome shotgun sequence DNA region contains:
- the nelfa gene encoding negative elongation factor A isoform X1: MPLMASMKDSDTGLWLHNKLGSTDELWTPPSIASLLTVSVIDNIRLCFSSLSPPVKLKLLLGMLHLPRRTVDEMKEALSEIIQLATVDSEPWVLMVADILKSFPETGSLNLDLEEQNPNVQDILGELREKVGECEASAMLPLECQYLNKSALTTLVGPLTPPVKHFQLKRKPKSATLRAELLQKSTETAQQLKKTAGVPFHAKGRGLVKKIDTTTPLKGIPKAPFRSPTAPSMFSPPSNRTPIAPARTPLRKERGVKLLDIKELNMVGAGREAKRRRKTLDTEADEKAAKEEAVVENTTPDYAAGLVSAQKLGALNENPLPSTSYLPATPSMVPSSSYIPSSEAQPANAGWDTLQSARQPEESATAGAGAPAASLPGQYKQRTPMYNASTAANPATPASPSTPASTPASNGPAAAATAGQPETPAQPPGTPQTPTPAPAPTPPQPQPKKNLSLTRDQMYAAQEMFKTANKVTRPEKALILGFMAGSRENPCPEQGDIIQIKLSEHTEVLPKADGTGSTTMLVDTVFEMNYSTGQWTRLKKYKPITNTS; encoded by the exons ATGCCACTG atggcgtcaATGAAGGACAGCGACACTGGCCTGTGGCTTCACAACAAACTGGGCTCTACGGACGAGCTGTGGACACCACCGAGCATCGCGTCGCTCCTTACTGTGTCGGTCATCGACAACATACGCCTGTGTTTCTCAAGCTTGTCGCCGCCCGTCAAGCTCAAATTGCTTCTCGGGATGCTGCATCTCCCCCGACGGACCGTGGACGAG ATGAAGGAGGCCCTCTCCGAGATAATCCAGTTGGCCACGGTGGACTCTGAGCCGTGGGTGCTGATGGTCGCAGACATTCTCAAGTCCTTCCCGGAGACGGGCTCCCTCAATCTGGATTTGGAGGAGCAGAATCCAAACGTGCAGGACATCCTCGGCGAGCTCAGGGAGAAAG TTGGGGAGTGCGAGGCGTCCGCCATGCTTCCTTTGGAGTGCCAGTACCTAAACAAGAGCGCGTTGACCACACTGGTGGGACCTCTCACGCCCCCCGTTAAACATTTCCAGCTGAAGAGGAAGCCCAAGAGTGCCACGCTGAGAGCCGAGCTGTTGCAGAAAT CCACCGAGACCGCACAGCAGCTGAAGAAGACCGCCGGAGTGCCTTTTCATGCCAAAGGGAGAGGTTTAGTCAAAAAGATCGACACCACCA cccCCCTCAAGGGGATTCCCAAGGCGCCGTTTCGCAGCCCCACAGCTCCAAGCATGTTCAGCCCCCCGAGCAACCGAACGCCCATTGCCCCGGCGCGCACACCTCTGCGCAAAGAACGCGGCGTCAAG TTGCTGGATATCAAAGAGCTGAACATGGTCGGGGCCGGAAGAGAGGCCAAGAGGCGAAGAAAGACTCTGG acacGGAGGCGGATGAGAAAGCAGCCAAAGAAGAAGCGGTGGTGGAGAACACCACACCGGACTATGCCGCAGGCCTCGTCTCTGCACAG AAACTCGGGGCGCTGAACGAAAACCCGCTCCCGTCCACCAGCTACCTGCCGGCCACGCCCAGCAtggttccctcctcctcctacaTTCCCAGCTCCGAGGCCCAGCCAG CAAACGCCGGCTGGGACACGCTGCAGTCGGCTCGCCAACCGGAGGAGTCGGCGACGGCGGGCGCGGGCGCCCCCGCCGCCTCGCTCCCGGGCCAGTACAAGCAGAGGACGCCCATGTACAACGCCAGCACGGCGGCGAACCCGGCCACGCCCGCGTCGCCCAGCACGCCGGCTTCCACTCCGGCCAGCAACgggccggcggcggccgccACCGCCGGCCAGCCCGAGACGCCCGCTCAGCCCCCCGGCACGCCTCAGACCCCGACGCCCGCCCCTGCGCCCACGCCGCCGCAACCTCAACCCAAAAAGAATCTCTCGCTGACG AGGGACCAGATGTATGCTGCTCAGGAGATGTTCAAGACGGCCAACAAGGTCACCAGACCTGAGAAGGCCCTCATCTTGGGCTTCATGGCAGGATCCAGAG aGAACCCGTGCCCGGAGCAGGGCGACATCATCCAGATCAAGCTGAGCGAGCACACGGAAGTGTTGCCCAAGGCGGACGGCACGGGCAGCACCACCATGCTGGTGGACACGGTCTTCGAAATGAACTACTCCACGGGTCAGTGGACCCGGCTGAAAAAGTACAAGCCCATCACCAACACCTCGTGA
- the nelfa gene encoding negative elongation factor A isoform X2, with protein MASMKDSDTGLWLHNKLGSTDELWTPPSIASLLTVSVIDNIRLCFSSLSPPVKLKLLLGMLHLPRRTVDEMKEALSEIIQLATVDSEPWVLMVADILKSFPETGSLNLDLEEQNPNVQDILGELREKVGECEASAMLPLECQYLNKSALTTLVGPLTPPVKHFQLKRKPKSATLRAELLQKSTETAQQLKKTAGVPFHAKGRGLVKKIDTTTPLKGIPKAPFRSPTAPSMFSPPSNRTPIAPARTPLRKERGVKLLDIKELNMVGAGREAKRRRKTLDTEADEKAAKEEAVVENTTPDYAAGLVSAQKLGALNENPLPSTSYLPATPSMVPSSSYIPSSEAQPANAGWDTLQSARQPEESATAGAGAPAASLPGQYKQRTPMYNASTAANPATPASPSTPASTPASNGPAAAATAGQPETPAQPPGTPQTPTPAPAPTPPQPQPKKNLSLTRDQMYAAQEMFKTANKVTRPEKALILGFMAGSRENPCPEQGDIIQIKLSEHTEVLPKADGTGSTTMLVDTVFEMNYSTGQWTRLKKYKPITNTS; from the exons atggcgtcaATGAAGGACAGCGACACTGGCCTGTGGCTTCACAACAAACTGGGCTCTACGGACGAGCTGTGGACACCACCGAGCATCGCGTCGCTCCTTACTGTGTCGGTCATCGACAACATACGCCTGTGTTTCTCAAGCTTGTCGCCGCCCGTCAAGCTCAAATTGCTTCTCGGGATGCTGCATCTCCCCCGACGGACCGTGGACGAG ATGAAGGAGGCCCTCTCCGAGATAATCCAGTTGGCCACGGTGGACTCTGAGCCGTGGGTGCTGATGGTCGCAGACATTCTCAAGTCCTTCCCGGAGACGGGCTCCCTCAATCTGGATTTGGAGGAGCAGAATCCAAACGTGCAGGACATCCTCGGCGAGCTCAGGGAGAAAG TTGGGGAGTGCGAGGCGTCCGCCATGCTTCCTTTGGAGTGCCAGTACCTAAACAAGAGCGCGTTGACCACACTGGTGGGACCTCTCACGCCCCCCGTTAAACATTTCCAGCTGAAGAGGAAGCCCAAGAGTGCCACGCTGAGAGCCGAGCTGTTGCAGAAAT CCACCGAGACCGCACAGCAGCTGAAGAAGACCGCCGGAGTGCCTTTTCATGCCAAAGGGAGAGGTTTAGTCAAAAAGATCGACACCACCA cccCCCTCAAGGGGATTCCCAAGGCGCCGTTTCGCAGCCCCACAGCTCCAAGCATGTTCAGCCCCCCGAGCAACCGAACGCCCATTGCCCCGGCGCGCACACCTCTGCGCAAAGAACGCGGCGTCAAG TTGCTGGATATCAAAGAGCTGAACATGGTCGGGGCCGGAAGAGAGGCCAAGAGGCGAAGAAAGACTCTGG acacGGAGGCGGATGAGAAAGCAGCCAAAGAAGAAGCGGTGGTGGAGAACACCACACCGGACTATGCCGCAGGCCTCGTCTCTGCACAG AAACTCGGGGCGCTGAACGAAAACCCGCTCCCGTCCACCAGCTACCTGCCGGCCACGCCCAGCAtggttccctcctcctcctacaTTCCCAGCTCCGAGGCCCAGCCAG CAAACGCCGGCTGGGACACGCTGCAGTCGGCTCGCCAACCGGAGGAGTCGGCGACGGCGGGCGCGGGCGCCCCCGCCGCCTCGCTCCCGGGCCAGTACAAGCAGAGGACGCCCATGTACAACGCCAGCACGGCGGCGAACCCGGCCACGCCCGCGTCGCCCAGCACGCCGGCTTCCACTCCGGCCAGCAACgggccggcggcggccgccACCGCCGGCCAGCCCGAGACGCCCGCTCAGCCCCCCGGCACGCCTCAGACCCCGACGCCCGCCCCTGCGCCCACGCCGCCGCAACCTCAACCCAAAAAGAATCTCTCGCTGACG AGGGACCAGATGTATGCTGCTCAGGAGATGTTCAAGACGGCCAACAAGGTCACCAGACCTGAGAAGGCCCTCATCTTGGGCTTCATGGCAGGATCCAGAG aGAACCCGTGCCCGGAGCAGGGCGACATCATCCAGATCAAGCTGAGCGAGCACACGGAAGTGTTGCCCAAGGCGGACGGCACGGGCAGCACCACCATGCTGGTGGACACGGTCTTCGAAATGAACTACTCCACGGGTCAGTGGACCCGGCTGAAAAAGTACAAGCCCATCACCAACACCTCGTGA
- the c1h4orf48 gene encoding neuropeptide-like protein C4orf48 homolog, translating to MMPSGGMMQAAMLLLAAQLVLCRGSAADVDRETGTVIPAESRPCVDCHAFEFMQRALQDLKKTAFNLDARTETLVLRAERRSLCDCMPSSLR from the exons ATGATGCCATCCGGTGGTATGATGCAGGCAGCGATGCTCCTGCTGGCGGCCCAGCTCGTCCTGTGCCGCGGTAGTGCTGCGGATGTGGACCGGGAGACCGGGACGGTCATCCCCGCGGAAA GTCGCCCGTGCGTCGACTGCCATGCGTTTGAGTTCATGCAGAGGGCCCTGCAGGACCTAAAAAAGACCGCTTTCAACCTAGACGCCAGG ACGGAGACGCTGGTGCTGAGGGCGGAGAGGAGGTCTCTTTGCGACTGCATGCCCAGCTCGCTGCGTTGA